In Mus caroli chromosome 16, CAROLI_EIJ_v1.1, whole genome shotgun sequence, the sequence aagaaagaaaggtgtccGAACAGGTGTCAAGCAGGGCTACCATTAAGAAGTCCACAAAGCAATTACCTTCTGGTGAAGAATCAAGCAAGCGGGTTTCCCTATGGACAGGTGACTGAATCCCAGGTGCTATTCTTGTCTGTTgacaaagaagagaggggagagaacaTGTAAGCAGGATCACTCCTCTTGGCAGTGACCCACAGCCAAGGCAGCTGTTGCTTATCAAGGACACACTCAAGTTTATTGTGGTGATGTgtcaagacacagaaaatatttacatatgtgtgcatatatattaagAGTGTACAGGTCTACAATCTCAAAGTAACACATCCAGAAGAACATTTCCTGAGCTTTCTGGAGAGTGAATCTGCTCTTCGGGGAAAAggtcttccatttccttctccaaAAAGCTAGAACTGAGGTAAGGAAGCTAATGTGCCTCCCCTTTTACTCCCTTGACCTTACACATCATCCTCTTCACTCCTTCATGGCCACACCAGAGCTTGGAGACTCGCgttctttccctttgtcttttaGCTCCAGGAGGCTGACTTTCTACAGCATGAAGCCTACACTGTGTTTCCTTTTCATCCTCATCTCCCTTCTCCCACTGATAGTCCCAGGGAACTCGAAATGCTCCTTTGAGTCTTTGGTGGATCAAAGGATCAAGGAAGCTCTCAGTCATCAAGGTAAGAGAAGGGGCAAGGAAAACCTGAGCTTAATGCTTATTTAGGCCACCTATTCCTAaaccttttcttcatttctgcccATTCCAAGATCCTAGCCTCTAATTAGCCCTAGGGAATCCTACTTCCCTCTTCAGGGATTCTTTATGGTATCCTACTCTTTTCTGAGCTCTTGATCAAAAGCTAAAGTTTCTGGATGAGGAGGAACAAGGAGGGTGGTTGGTGTAATGTAGCAATACTTTATGAGTTAAGTATAAATCATAGCCTTTACACTTTACAGCCAACTTATGAGCTAAGAATAACTATTACTTTCTCTtcacaaattaagaaattaactttggggtctggagagatgtgCAAGGCAGGTAAAGGtactcccagaggacctgggttgcaGCCTGATAGCCACTTGGTGGCTCATAAACATTTGTAACTCCTGTcacagaggatctgatgccctcttctggctatcacacacacaaggcatgcatgtgatgcacagatatacatgtaggcaaaatacccatgcattaaaaaaaaaacttttaaaaaagatattaaacCTTAAAAGTTAGTGTATAGTTTGATTTTGAAAAACAGCAACTCTAAGATGCAAGAGGACTTTGAAGGAGATTGTGAGAAAGAACATGGGCAGTACCCCCTATTCTTTACTACTCAAGCACCCTTCTCCTGACAGAGACTAAGGCGCTCTCCTGCACTAGTGTCACGTCTTCTGGCAGACTGGCCTCCTGTCCTGCTGGTGAGTAACTCCACACAGAGAATTTATGTGCAAGATGTCCTATGTTCTTACCCTCAATATTCTAACAATGAATTATTTTCCTAGATAAAAAATTTTACTGCCATGGAGGTAAGCCATGGTCACTGGAGCCTAGCTAGCTATCTTTTACTGATTGTCAGTTCCTTTAAGGATGTTACTGAGAGAACTTGAGTTTCTGttgttcctctcctttctttctattgTACTCTCATACGTCATCCATTTGCTTCTTGTCTGGGTATTGATATGTCTCTATTTCTTTTCCAATCTATTTCCTTGTATTACAGGGCAGAGAGTCAAGGTGAATTTTCCATCGAATGAGTGACATTGAAACACCAAGTATTTTTGTAtaagtgatttttgttttatgagtttaAGTGACTTTTTTTCCTTGAAGATAATTCCCAAAATTGAATTAGTATGAGCTTCCTAGGAAGAATAGTTAGGGTCTCATCATCTCTTACATTCCAAGGGCTCTGACATCTGTGTTTCACATGACCCTGCAGGGATGGTTGTCACTGGATGTGCTTGTGGCTATGGTTGTGGATCGTGGGATATCCGGAATGGAAATACTTGCCACTGCCAGTGCTCAGTCATGGACTGGGCCTCTGCCCGCTGCTGTCGAATGGCTTAAGAATGAGGAGGTTGAGAAACCAATTTCAAAATGATGAGCATAATGAAACCACGGTCTCGACCAGGAAACCTGACTCATTGTCTTCATATTACTAAATAATTCTTCTTGAATAATAAAGGCAGACCTGTACCTttgcattatatttttaatgttatttctcCTAGGTTTGAGTGTCTGttgtcagaaaatattttcagtatctCTGGGATTACCTCTCAGTACAGCATGTAAGATGGGTGGTGAAGaaagataggagaagcatgaggAAATAGTGACCCTCTGCTTCTTCTACTTCCTCATGATCTATCAAAAATATTGAACGTATTGTTGGCCTGAAATATAGTAAAGCAAAATGCCATGCTTTTGAGGATTTCACCAACTGGAACAGTGAATCCCAAGCCATGTGCAGGAAGGCTTTGCAAGgtgcaggcagaaagagaaatataaaacaatttgtAACTTCTAACAATGTGTATGTACTCTTTTCAACTTACTTGCCTGAGAAGGCTTTCTGACATGGTAACTTCTCTGTCATAGTTAGCCATAAGTGCCACAGCCCTCACCGACTGTAAAGTCTTGATACAATGATTCTTCCCGTGTATAAAAATTTACAGAATTCCAAactaagaaataattttcttaaaaatttttttatgaatCATTCTATTCGTTTACagctcaaatgatatcccacttcctggttatccctccacaaacccccagtTCCATATCGACCTCTCCTCCCTCCCGTTTGCCTCTttgagagtgttcccccacctacctaTCCTCTCCTGCTCCACTGCTTCAGCATCCCCTAAGctgaggcatcaaacctccacaggaccaaggttctCCCCTTTCATTGATGTCAAGCAggtccattctctgctacatttgtatctggagccatggatccctccctgtacatcTCTTGGTTAGTAGTCTaatccctgggagcactgggtggtctggccAGCTGATGTTGCCCTAcctgtggggttgcaattcccctccactcctccattCCTTGTGACAGCTCCCCAACCAGGGTCccagagctcagtctgatggttgtctctaagcattcacatctgtattggtcagttgctggcaaAACCTCCCACataacagccacaccaggttcctgtcagcaaacacctcttggcatcagcaacggtgtttgggtttggtgtttgcagacaggatgggtccccaggtggggcagtccctgggtgacccttccttcagtctctgttccttatttttgtccctgtttttcctttggacaggaacatttctgggttcaaagctttgagatgggtggatggccccatccctcaaccacaGGGCCATGCCTAGAGACTGGAGGTGGTCTtgacaggttctatctccccttctctgagcatctgggctaaagtcatccccattgggtcctgggatcctctCATTTCCCTTGCATCTGGGATTCTCCAGTGGCTATCTCCAGTTCCTCATCTCCCACTgctgcatatttttatttgatttcctgaccctctgtatcaCTCTCCTGTCCCCTTCAGTACTCGATACTTCCCCCCTTATTTCCTCCCACTCCTCTCACACTCCCAAGCCCCactccctccacctcctgagaTC encodes:
- the LOC110311931 gene encoding resistin-like beta, whose protein sequence is MKPTLCFLFILISLLPLIVPGNSKCSFESLVDQRIKEALSHQETKALSCTSVTSSGRLASCPAGMVVTGCACGYGCGSWDIRNGNTCHCQCSVMDWASARCCRMA